From one Vigna radiata var. radiata cultivar VC1973A unplaced genomic scaffold, Vradiata_ver6 scaffold_477, whole genome shotgun sequence genomic stretch:
- the LOC106754780 gene encoding uncharacterized protein LOC106754780: MIRQQQEAHQKLVAEIAQLKERRPEMTEDNSHTGNHNNGHHNVRNNRHHDDSGRPPRSPELLPFTEDIMQTIMPDRPPPQIEKFDGTTDPEHHLRNFIDSMTFYSNSYPVKCRAFSLSLKDEALEWYYTLPPNSVNSFYTVTTLFKRQFSANRRERVSAAELVNLKQGRDETLRAFMRRYSEAARRVKGVSHEFIINNLPNYLKPGFVSENLYAKLPKTMEELQEKMTKFIKMEDQRHYRKKIEAPVTDTKRDDRRSGDRGRNQRPHRRELKALLGPRYDHYAHLTTPREKVFDKAVQANLITIHKRRTPRDADASKICRFHDNQGHSTEGCQELKDEIERLVYAGYLREFVKAETG, encoded by the coding sequence ATGATTCGTCAGCAACAGGAGGCACATCAGAAACTTGTTGCAGAAATAGCCCAACTTAAAGAAAGACGACCGGAGATGACAGAGGACAACAGCCACACTGGCAACCACAATAATGGCCACCACAACGTCCGGAACAACCGCCACCATGATGATAGCGGTCGCCCTCCCCGATCGCCTGAACTGCTACCTTTCACTGAAGATATTATGCAAACCATAATGCCCGATCGACCACCccctcaaattgaaaaatttgacGGGACGACGGATCCAGAACACCATCTCCGAAATTTCATTGACTCCATGACTTTCTACTCCAACAGCTATCCAGTCAAATGCAGGGCCTTCTCCCTGTCTCTCAAAGACGAAGCCTTAGAATGGTACTATACTCTTCCTCCGAATTCTGTTAACAGTTTTTATACTGTCACCACTCTTTTCAAAAGACAATTCTCGGCCAACCGGAGGGAAAGGGTGTCCGCTGCCGAACTCGTCAATCTCAAACAAGGGAGAGACGAAACGCTAAGGGCATTCATGCGCAGATACTCGGAAGCAGCCAGAAGGGTGAAAGGTGTCTCCCATGAGTTcattatcaacaatctccccaaCTACCTCAAACCAGGATTTGTCTCGGAAAATCTATATGCCAAATTGCCGAAAACTATGGAagaattacaagaaaaaatgaccaaattcATCAAAATGGAGGATCAACGACATTACCGGAAGAAGATCGAAGCTCCGGTCACAGATACTAAACGTGATGATAGACGATCGGGTGACAGAGGTCGTAATCAAAGGCCCCATCGAAGAGAACTAAAAGCCCTGCTCGGTCCTCGCTATGACCACTATGCACACCTTACAACTCCAAGGGAAAAGGTGTTCGACAAAGCCGTCCAAGCCAACCTAATCACCATTCACAAAAGGCGTACGCCTAGAGATGCGGACGCGTCCAAGATATGTCGGTTTCATGATAACCAAGGACATTCCACGGAAGGTTGCCAAGAACTTAAAGATGAGATAGAAAGATTGGTCTATGCGGGGTACCTGCGAGAATTTGTTAAAGCAGAGACGGGCTAA